A stretch of the Synechocystis sp. PCC 7338 genome encodes the following:
- a CDS encoding cobalt-precorrin-8X methylmutase → MIPLEHPILLASFAHIDRSVGGHNLSGQEYAIARRVIHSTADFDFLHLIRFTPALAKAEFDPDLLANRAITRGMESLRNGQTIVVDVNMVKQGIQGLVQRTFQNPIQTAIDFAPTAAPGKTRTETGMDHCIAQFPEAIYVVGNAPTALLTLSQAIAVGEARPALVIGVPVGFIGVLEAKEALSTLPCPQIRVEGNKGGSPVAAGIINALLMLAWQET, encoded by the coding sequence ATGATTCCCTTAGAGCATCCAATTTTGCTGGCAAGCTTTGCCCATATCGACCGTTCTGTGGGGGGCCATAATCTTTCTGGCCAGGAATATGCCATTGCTCGTCGGGTGATCCACAGCACCGCCGACTTTGATTTTCTCCACCTGATCCGTTTTACCCCGGCTTTAGCCAAGGCTGAATTTGATCCAGATTTGCTGGCCAATCGGGCGATCACCAGGGGGATGGAGAGTTTACGGAATGGTCAGACCATTGTGGTGGATGTGAATATGGTCAAACAGGGCATTCAAGGTTTAGTGCAACGCACTTTCCAGAACCCCATCCAAACGGCGATTGATTTTGCCCCCACAGCCGCCCCTGGCAAAACCCGCACTGAAACTGGCATGGACCACTGTATTGCCCAATTTCCAGAAGCTATCTACGTTGTTGGCAATGCTCCCACCGCTCTTTTAACCCTCTCTCAGGCGATCGCCGTCGGTGAGGCCAGACCAGCCTTAGTGATCGGAGTGCCGGTGGGCTTCATTGGGGTGCTAGAAGCCAAAGAAGCGTTATCTACCTTGCCCTGTCCCCAAATTAGGGTGGAAGGCAATAAGGGCGGTTCCCCTGTGGCCGCTGGCATTATCAATGCGTTACTGATGTTGGCCTGGCAAGAAACCTGA
- a CDS encoding Mur ligase family protein, which produces MSNLSIADGIRLGIAVGVAKIVTAVVKALRLGAASVLPGEIARRLHPKMLGLLAQQVSQGVILVVGTNGKTTTSLLLRKILVDQGYRVTHNATGANLINGLITALLADANLFGRLSTDFAILEVDENVLPLVLKDCQPRAILALNLFRDQLDRYGEVDSISQRWQKAIASLAEDTIIAVNADDPTLSHLGQKLAQQVCYFGLSEPDLYLEEIPHAVDSIYCPQCGTSLDYQGVYLSHLGDFQCPSCGFHKSQPAFHSSEWPQILIGVYNKYNTLAAGLVAQQLGINTEKIFNNIRSFKAAFGRAEELDVEGKHVRILLSKNPVGLNETIRAVNDLKLQGQCSTTLLVLNDRIADGTDVSWIWDVDTEPLVASGGTFIVSGDRLYDMALRLQYSQENLVQPSQGEEPWDRQTARLILEENLEKAVQIALELTPAEETLHIIPTYTAMLEVRGILTGRKIL; this is translated from the coding sequence ATGAGTAATCTTTCGATCGCCGATGGGATACGCCTCGGTATTGCAGTGGGGGTGGCCAAGATTGTTACGGCCGTGGTTAAAGCTCTTCGGCTGGGGGCTGCCAGTGTGTTACCGGGGGAGATTGCCCGTCGTTTACATCCCAAGATGCTGGGGCTGTTAGCTCAACAAGTGTCCCAAGGGGTGATTTTAGTGGTGGGTACCAATGGCAAAACCACCACCTCATTGCTGTTACGGAAAATTTTGGTGGACCAGGGTTATCGGGTGACCCACAATGCCACCGGCGCCAACTTAATCAATGGTTTAATTACTGCTCTGCTGGCCGATGCCAACCTATTTGGGCGTTTATCCACCGATTTTGCCATTTTGGAAGTGGATGAAAATGTGCTTCCTTTGGTGCTAAAAGATTGTCAACCCAGGGCAATTTTGGCCTTGAATCTTTTCCGGGATCAACTAGACCGCTATGGGGAAGTGGATAGCATTAGTCAGCGCTGGCAAAAGGCGATCGCCTCCCTGGCGGAAGATACCATCATTGCTGTCAATGCCGATGATCCCACCCTTTCCCATCTGGGGCAAAAGTTGGCCCAACAGGTTTGTTACTTTGGCTTGAGCGAACCAGATTTATATCTGGAGGAAATTCCCCATGCGGTGGATTCCATTTACTGTCCCCAGTGCGGTACGTCCCTAGATTATCAAGGGGTTTACCTTTCTCATTTGGGGGATTTTCAATGTCCTAGCTGTGGATTTCACAAAAGCCAGCCTGCTTTCCATAGCAGTGAATGGCCGCAAATTCTCATCGGTGTTTATAACAAATACAACACCCTGGCCGCCGGTCTGGTAGCTCAACAGTTGGGCATCAACACAGAGAAAATTTTCAACAACATCCGCAGTTTCAAGGCGGCTTTTGGTCGGGCAGAGGAGTTAGACGTGGAGGGCAAACATGTCCGCATTCTCCTGTCAAAAAATCCGGTGGGCTTAAATGAAACTATTCGGGCCGTCAATGACCTTAAACTGCAGGGACAATGCTCCACTACCCTGTTGGTGCTCAATGACCGCATTGCCGATGGCACCGATGTTTCTTGGATTTGGGATGTGGATACGGAACCTCTGGTGGCTTCCGGGGGTACTTTTATTGTTAGTGGCGATCGCCTTTATGACATGGCCCTGCGTTTGCAATATAGCCAGGAAAATTTAGTGCAACCTAGCCAGGGTGAGGAGCCGTGGGATAGGCAGACCGCAAGGCTGATTTTGGAGGAGAATCTTGAAAAAGCGGTGCAAATTGCCTTGGAACTCACCCCGGCCGAAGAGACTCTCCATATTATCCCCACCTATACTGCCATGTTAGAAGTGCGGGGTATCCTAACGGGCCGAAAAATTCTCTAG
- the nadC gene encoding carboxylating nicotinate-nucleotide diphosphorylase, with the protein MTCLPPWIIIDPWLQQWLAEDIGRGDWSTQGLGLQHRGQARWVAKENGAMAGLPMAARIFQLLDPSIEFQVLVGEGQTVTAGTVVATMAGDLGSLLTGERVALNLVMGLSGIATMTRQYVQAIADYPTRFVDTRKTTPGLRVLEKYASRLGGAMNHRLGLDDAVMVKDNHIQAAGSITKAVQTLRQNLPYPLAIEVETSNLGEVEEAIAAQVEIIMLDNMDTETMATAVKLIRQANPLIRIEASGNVTLANLTAIASTGVDFISSSAPITRSPWLDLSMQIVQN; encoded by the coding sequence ATGACCTGTTTACCCCCCTGGATAATTATTGACCCTTGGCTCCAGCAATGGTTGGCAGAGGACATTGGCCGGGGAGATTGGTCTACCCAGGGTCTTGGTTTACAGCATCGGGGCCAGGCCCGCTGGGTGGCGAAGGAAAATGGCGCGATGGCGGGATTACCCATGGCCGCTCGGATTTTTCAGCTTTTGGATCCCTCCATAGAGTTCCAAGTTTTAGTTGGGGAGGGGCAAACGGTAACGGCAGGCACTGTGGTGGCCACCATGGCCGGAGATTTGGGCAGTTTACTGACTGGGGAAAGGGTGGCCCTTAATTTGGTAATGGGTTTGAGCGGCATTGCCACTATGACCAGACAATACGTCCAGGCGATTGCCGACTATCCCACCCGTTTTGTGGACACTAGAAAAACCACCCCAGGCTTGAGGGTATTGGAAAAATATGCCAGTCGTTTGGGGGGAGCCATGAACCATCGCCTCGGCTTGGATGATGCTGTGATGGTCAAGGATAACCATATTCAAGCGGCGGGAAGCATTACTAAAGCAGTGCAGACCCTACGGCAAAATTTGCCCTATCCCCTGGCCATTGAGGTGGAAACCAGCAACTTGGGGGAAGTAGAAGAGGCGATCGCCGCCCAGGTGGAAATTATCATGCTGGATAACATGGACACTGAAACCATGGCCACTGCGGTCAAATTAATCCGCCAAGCCAATCCCCTCATTCGCATTGAAGCTTCCGGCAACGTTACCCTGGCCAATCTCACGGCGATCGCCAGCACTGGGGTGGACTTTATCTCCAGCAGTGCCCCCATCACCCGTTCCCCCTGGTTAGACTTGAGTATGCAAATTGTGCAAAATTGA
- a CDS encoding BrnT family toxin, with product MSVAINEARDSVIGLDRRWNLLYVVFIERENDTIRIISARKATREERNLYEG from the coding sequence ATGTCAGTCGCAATTAATGAAGCAAGGGATTCTGTGATTGGCTTAGATCGACGTTGGAACTTGTTGTATGTTGTTTTCATTGAACGCGAGAATGACACTATAAGAATCATTTCAGCCCGCAAAGCGACACGTGAGGAGAGAAATCTTTATGAAGGCTGA